Within the Puniceicoccus vermicola genome, the region AAGCTGGCGTGACGCGAATTCCCGGTTTGGTGGGAGGCGACTGCCAGACCATCCGCAAAACCCGGATCATGGTCCGAAACCAGCAACTTTGCCGAATCGATCGGGAGGGAGGTCCCGAGGATTACCGATTGGATCAGGGTCCAGCTCTGGAATCACTGGAGTCCGCGATCAATCAGGTCGATGCCGTTCTGCTCTCCGATTACGGAAAGGGGGCCATCTCGGAGGCTTTGATCGCGTGGGTGGTCGAGAAAACTGAGTCGAAGGGCGTTCCTGTATCGCTCGATCCGAAGCCGCGGCGGCGTCTGCGCTTTTCCGGTCTGGATTTGCTGACTCCTAACCGGGCAGAAGCACTCGAGCTGGCCGGGCTCTCGCCGCATCTGCGTGGGGAGTTTCCCGCTGCCGAGGTTTGTGCCCGGATCTGGGAGCGTCATCAGCCGGGGCATTTGGTCATCACATTGGGTGCGGATGGGATTCTCCTGAGCAGCGATGGGAAACCCGACCGCTTAATCCCCACTTATGCCCGACAGGTGTTCGATGTTTCCGGCGCGGGAGATACGGTCATCGCTTCACTTTTATTGGCCCTTTCGGCCGGGGCGGACCTGCCGTCAGCCGCGCGGCTCGCCAACTTGGCGGCCGGAGTGGTGGTGGGAAAAGTGGGGACCGCGACCGTTTCCAGCGAAGAGATTCTCGAGTACCTCGCCCTGCATCCGGATTTGGCCAATCCCGCCGCCGAAACCGTAATGTCGTGATGGAGCCTGGAAAGAAGGCGGTGTTTTTGGACAGGGATGACACCTTGATCCACAATGTGCCGTATTTGGCGGATCCGTCGAAGGTCGATCCGATTCCCGGGGCTTCCGAGGCTTTGCAGCGCTTGCGGGATGCGGGTTACCTACTCTTTCTCTTTACCAATCAGAGCGGGATTGGTCGGGGATATTACCAGAGGGCGGACGCGGAGGCCTGTAATCGGGAGACTGAAAAACGGTTGGGACTCTCCCCCGGATTCGAGGGGATTTGCATCGCTCCAGAGTCTCCGGATGATCCCGAGCCGGTTTATCGAAAACCCTCTCCACGCTATCTTGAGGAAATGATCAGCCTCCATGGGCTGGATCCGGAACAGGTCTGGATGGTAGGTGACAAAGAAAGTGACGTGGAGGCGGGGCGGCGGGCCGGGGTGAACAGTGCCCGCATCGGAAAATCACGGGATGCAGAGGGCGACGGCGTTCCGACCTTTGCCTCGGTCTTGCATTTTACTGACTGGCTCCTTGCCTTGTCGGGAGAAACTACGGAGGACTAATTCGATGGCGAGCAATACAGGGGACACGGACAATCGGGGAATCGAATCTCTGTACCGGATTAGCAGTCTGGTCGGGGAAACTGAGGATCCACAGGATGCCTTGGAGGTCATTCTTGACGAAATGGTCAGGGTTTTTCGGGCCAGCAGTGCCTCCGTCGCACTGATTCATCCAGATAGCCGCGAGCTGCGGATCGAGGCGGCCAGTGGACTTCCGATCACGGTAAAGGACTTTCCGCTCAAGCTGGGAGTCGGGGTGACTGGCTGGGTTGCGCTCCATGGGGAGCCGTTGTTGATTCAAGATACCCGCAATGATCCGCGCTACGTCGCCCTGCGGGAGGACGTGCTCAGCGAGCTCGCCGTACCGATGGAGGACAAGGGGAGGGTGATCGGTGTCCTCAACCTGGATAGCAACCAACCGAATACCTTTTCAGAGGACGATGTGCTCCTCCTGCGTCTGCTGACGCGAGAAGCGACGCGGGCGATTCAACAACTCTGGGCGGTGCGGCAATTGCGGGTCACGGCCCGCCAGATGGAGACCCTCTTGCGGGTTGGCCAATCGATTGTCTCGAAAAAGGATCTGAACACGGTTCTCGATGCGATTGCCTCCGCGACCCGGGATCTGATCGATGCCCGGTTTGCCGCGATTTTCCTCCTCGACGATTCAGGGGAGTTCCTCGAACTGCACTCAATCCGGGGAGACGGTTGGGATGATCCCTACCAGGAGAAACTCTCCCTCGATGAGAGTTCGGTGGGGACGGCGATTCGGCACCAACGTCAAGTCGAGGTCCTCGACCTGGCGAGGACGGAAGAGCACCACTTCGTTCCCGTCGTTCAGAAGTTTGGTCTCATCTCGATGCTGGCGACTCCCTTGTCCTTTGAGAACCAGGGGATTGGGGTGTTGTGTGCTTACACTGATTCCCTTCATCGCTTCAACAATGATGAGAAAAAGGTGATGAAGGGGCTGGCTAGCCTGGGGGCTGTGGCCATTGAGAATTCACGCCTGTATCGCCGGATTTTCGAGACGGAGGAGTCCCTGAATCGTAATGATAAATTGACGACACTGGGACTGCTTTCGGCCGAGATTGCTCACGAAATCCGCAATCCTTTGACCGTGATGCAGCTTCTCTTTAAATCGGTGGATTTTGATTTCGAAGAGGAGGATCCACGCCATGAGGATATCCGCATTATTGGCGAAAAAATTTCCCAACTCGAAGATATTGTCGGCCGGGTTCTCGACTTTGGGAAGTCAGGAGATGGGATGCGGGGCCGTTTTAAGGTGGAGTCGATTGTTCGCGAGACCCTTCAGCTCGTGCGGATGAAGCTCTTTCAGGCGGATGTGCGACTTGTGTATTCCTCTCATCCCGACGTGCGTGAGAGTGAGGTCAACGTCAATAAGGGCCAGATTCAACAGGCCTTGCTGAATCTCATCATCAACGCGGTCGACGCCATGACCGGAGGCGGAGAGATTCGGATTCGTCTCGATCCCGAAGAGGGGAATCGCGTGAGAATCTCGATTGCCGACACCGGTTGCGGAATCGACCCGGAAATCGGCGACCGAATCTTTGAGTCTTTCCTCACCGGACGGAAAAACGGATCCGGACTGGGCCTCTCCATTGCCAAACGAATTGTTCGCTCTCATCGGGGGGATATCCATCTCTCCTGGACCGGGGCCAGCGGCACCTGTTTCGAGCTCTGGCTTCCCCTGTTGCACGGCGGGAATTGATCCAGGAAGAGCCGGAGGTCGCGTTCTGGGGAGGTCGTCGCGCAGCTAAGGCTGAGCGGGTACACAAATGTGTGGTACGGGGAGTAGGGCAGTAGCTTTAGCTGCGCCCACGGTGCCTCTCCGCCGAGATGCAGGGTTTATAGAGGAATCGATTGGAGGAGAGCGGTTCGGGCACTCTGGAATCTGGAGAGGGTGTGTAGCGTTTAGACACAGGCTGGCAGCCTGTGGTACGGGGAGTAGGGCAGTAGCTTCAGCTGCGCCCACGGTGCCCCTCCGCCGAGATGCAGGGTCTACAGAGGAATCGATTGGAGGAGAGCGGTTCGGGCACTCTGGAATCTGGAGAGGGTGTGTAGCGTTTAGACACAGGCTGGCAGCCTGTGGTACGGGGAGTAGGGCCGCAGCTTCAGCTGCGCCCACGGTGCCCCTCCGCCGAGATGCAGGGTTTATAGAGGAATCGATTGGAGGAGAGCGGTTCGGGCACTCTGGAATTTGGAGAGGGTGTGTAGTGTTTGGACACAGGCTGGCAGCCTGTGGTACGGGAAATCTCCGCGCTTCGGCTTCGGGATGTGCGCATTCTTTGCCCTGCAAAATTCTGTTACGGCAATGTAACAGACGAGAGGCTGTTTGCCCTTGTGAGAAGATGTCAGGAAGTGAATCAATGGGGACGGCTGATCGATTTCAGCTTCACTGATACTCAAAACCAAAATCAGACAACGAATGAACCAGAAATTAAAATTCCTCAGCTCCATCGGACTGGCGACAGGGCTCGCTCTTTCCTCAGCTGTAGCCGATACTATCGTCATCAAGGGATCCGACACACTCGGTGCCAAGATGGTTCCGCAGATCGCGGAAGCCTTCAAGGCTCAGAACCCTTCCATTGACTTCGCCATCGCCGCTGAAGGTTCCTCCACTGGAGTGGCTGCCATCATCGACGGCACCGCCGAAATCGGCATGTCGAGCCGCGACGTCAAGGATTCGGAAATGGCCAAGGCGGAAGCTAATGGTGTTCACATCATGAAGACCACCGTGGCTCTCGACGGTATCGGCGTCATTGTTAACGAGTCGAACCCGATCACCGAAATTAGCCTCGACCAAGTCGAAGCGATCTTCACCGGCGACGTCTCTGACTGGGCTTCCATGACCGGTAAGCCAGGCCAGATCTCCTGCTACACTCGTAACACTTCCTCCGGAACTTACGCGGTCTTCAAGCAGTTGGCTATGGACGGTCGTGAATACGCCGTGAATTCCCAAAAGATGGCCGGTAACGAGCAAATCGCTTCCGAAGTCGCCAACAACCCGAATGGCGTTGGCTATGTCGGTCTTGCTTACATCGACACTCCAGGGGTGAAGGTCGTTCCGGTTAACGGCATGGCTCCCGACAACCCAAAGTATCCTTTGGCTCGTCCTCTTTACTACCTGACCAACGGTTTCCCAACCGACGCTGACGTTGCGAAGTTCATCAACTTCACACTCAGCCTCGCCGGTCAGCAGATCGTCAAGAAGGTTGACTTCATTCCCGTCAAGTAAGGGATAGAAGACTTCTTCTCTCTTTGGAGGACCGCGGGTCCATTCTCGTGGTCCTCCTTTTTTCTTCGATCCAACCATTTCCCAATCTAATTTCGCATCTCCAACGGAGAGCATTTCAACTGGACTCCTTTCATGGGTGACAAGAAGAGCGAATTTTCCGGCAAATCGCTGAGTCGATCGAATCGGTTCCAAATGATGGGGCTCAATTCGGGCGACTTCATCCGATACTTTTTCGGAGGCAATGCATTTGTCGCACTGCTGATTCTCGGCTTGATTACGATCTTTCTCTTCAAGGAAGGAGCAGGGTTCTTCGGGCAATATCGCGAAGACCTGAAGGTCTACCAACGGGCAGGCCTGCAATATGTCGATATTATCGGCGAACAGACGGGGGACTACATCGCCCTCAAACAATTTTACGACAAGATCCGGAACGATCAAATCGCGATCTACTACGATGAGGGTAAAGAGTTTGCCGAGATCAAGGAGAAGCTGGCGGACGAGTTTACGTTCGGGCAGGAATTCTCTGCAGCGGGTCGTCCCCTCGAGCGCTTGCTCTCGGAGATGCGGACGATCGCTAAGGTGACGAAGGATGATTACTACGCGAATAAGTCGAATCTGGAGCGACGCAACAACCTGATCGCAGCCGGAAAAGAGGATCTGGCGCAAAATATTCCGATCACCGATTTTACCGAGGAATACTGGCGCGAACGGGTCGCTCCGCTGAAGGCCAAGTTTGACGAATACCTGGCCATCACCTCGGAGATGGAGGTGCAATTGGCCGAGCTGGAAGGGGAGGTCCCCGATGCGACGATTGAGAAGTTCGAAAAGGATGTGAAGCGCTTCCGGACTCTCTTGCCAAAGTTTGTCGAGCAATACCCGGTCTATGTGGAAAAACTGCAGAACTGGGAACAATTTGAGCCGGTGCCGATGTATCGTTCCGTTTTTGCCTTCCTTTTTGGCAAGCGTTGGTTGACGGGGACGAGTTGGCAGGAGTTTTACGGGATTCTTCCGCTTCTATCGGGATCGTTTCTGATCGCCGTGATCGCGATCGCGATTTCGGTTCCTTTCAGTGTGGGGGCGGCCATTTACGTCAATCAAATCGCCACCAAGAAAGAGCAGAATTTTATCAAACCGTATATCGAGTTCATTGAGGCACTGCCCTCGATCGTCCTTGGTTTTTTCGGAATCGTGGTTTTCGGGGAGGTGCTGCAGAATCTTTTGGGGCTCGAGCAACGCTTGAATGCCTTCGTCGCCGGGGTTCTCTTGGCCCTGATGGCGGTGCCGACCATTTTCACACTCACTGAAGATGCCATCAACAACGTCCCACGAGCGTTCAAGGAATCCTCCTTTGCGATGGGGGCGACCTCCTTGCAAACGACGATCCGGGTCATCGTTCCGACTGCACTCTCCGGGATCATCTCGGCCTGCCTGCTTGGATTTGGACGAGTGATCGGTGAGACCATGGTGGTGCTTCTGGTCGCGGGGAATCGAATCAAAATTCCGGATTTGGGCCTCGGCCCGGCCGTGATCTTTGAGCCGGTTCATACGATGACAGGAATTATCGCCCAAGAGCTTCCGGAAGTGGTGAACGGAAGCCTCCACTACCGTGCTTTGTTCATGGTGGGGATCGTGCTCTTCTTTATCGCTCTTTTAATTAACTTTATCGCCCAAAAAGTGGTGAAACGCTTCAAAGTCTCGGCTGACTGAGGAATGACTTGCGGATTGAGGAACTATCCATGAACGACTCTTCTACAGAAAAAGATAAGGTGAAGAACTCGCCCTTTGGGCGGCGTCCCACCCGGGCAAAGACGATTCAGGCGGTCTCCTTCTGGGGATTTCGCGCGATCACATACGGGATCGTCATTTTCGCCACCTACATTTTCGCCGATATCACCTGGAACGGCTCCAAGACGGTGTTCAAGTCGAGCTTTCCTTTCGTCAACACCGAGTTCTTTACCGGGTTTCCGGAGACGCTGTATGTCTTTGATTGGTATACGGTCGAAACGGATCAGGGCATGGAGGAAATGTCCGGCGAGCAGCTCAGTAAGGCGGTTCGTGATGAAAACCGGGCCATTTCTCAGATCGACTACCATCATGGTAAGTTTGTCTTTCTCTTCAACTATCAGGAGCAGGCACCGATGGCTCCGGCGGAGTTCTCTAGCTTCCTGAAAGAGCAGGGGGTCAATCTCCAGATCAAATCCTACGAGGAGCTGGAAATGGCTTCCACGACTTTCGACGATTGGCGCCGGGAGAAGGGGATCCCGCTGGACGACTATGTCGGGGCGGAGAACTATGCCTACTCGGGCGGAGGGATTCTTCCAAACATCGTCGGGACCTTTATGTTGACCATTGGAGCGGTTCTCATCGCTCTGGTGCTCGGCACCTTCGCCGCCATCTTCCTGAGCGAATACTCCAGACCGGGTCGGATGCTCAGCACGATCCGCCTCTCAATCCTCAACTTGGCTGGTGTTCCCTCGATCGTATTCGGGATCTTCGGTTTTGGGGCCTTCGTCTTAACCGCGCCGGTCTTTACGGATGCACCCAGTGAGGATACGCTGATGAGTATGGGCACTCCCATCAAGAACGTGGAGACCGTTTCCATCGTTCCGCGTGATAAGGCCGAGCACTACGATGGTAAGGCTGTTCTGGAAAGGAATCCCGACGCCGAGGAGTTTGCTGTGACTACCGAACGTTGGAAGCTTTTTGGCATTCCTCTCCCCGGGAAGGAGTTCATCTCGATGACGCCCGCCTCGGAGAAAACAACGGCGAAGACCGAGGTCGTGAGTCCCGTAGTCTTCAGTTTTCAAGGGTGGAACGTCTCCTTGATGGCGGGTGCGTTTACATTGGCCTTCATGGTCCTTCCGGTAATTATCGCCGCGAGTGAGGAATCGTTGCGGGCCATCCCCAAAGGATTCCGGGAAGGCTCCTTGGCTCTCGGGGCGACGAAGTGGACCTCTATCCGGACCAACGTCCTGCCTTATGCCATGCCGGGAATTCTGACTTCCTCGATTCTGGGGATTACCCGGGTCGCCGGGGAAACCGCTCCGATCATGTTCACGGCGGCCTACGCCTCCGCTCCCGGGATGCCTTGGGATAGTGGCTTCTGGAATATGTTTATGCAGCCGGTCATGGCTCTCCCGTATCACATCTATGTGGTGAGCTTGAAGATTCCACAGAATGAATACACCGAGAAAATGCAGTATGGGACGGCCTTCGTCTTTATGATCATCGTCGGGCTCATTGCATTTGCGTCGATCATCCTTCGAGTCCGTGCCCGCAAGAAATACCAGTGGTAATCCTGAACGCCGCTATACTGATTGATAACCTTTGATTTGATTCACCATGAAAGAACAAGAATCTGACGCCGCTACCGTCGATACCGCCAAACCCTCCGTAATTGAGGTCAATGACTTTAGTTTTGCCTATGGCGAAAAGCAGGCACTCTTCAACATCGACATGTCGATGAATGAGAAGGAAGTCACTGCCTTCATCGGACCCTCGGGCTGCGGGAAAAGTACTCTCCTGCGTTGCCTCAACCGGATGAACGATCTGGTCCCAATCGCGAAGATTACCTCCGGAAATATTGAGATTGGCGGAGTCGACATCAACCATCAGGACGTCGACGTCATCGAACTCCGTAAGCGGGTGGGGATGGTCTTCCAGAAGTCGAATCCGTTCCCGAAGTCGATTTACGAGAACATCGCTTACGGTCTGCGGATCCAGGGCATCAACAAGCGCTCCCGCCTCGATGAAGTGGTCGAACGCTGCCTCCGCGGCGCCGCACTCTGGAGTGAAGTGAAGGACCGCTTGAATGACAGTGCTTTGGGAATGTCCGGAGGGCAGCAACAGCGCCTCTGCATCGCCCGCGCACTTGCGGTTGAGCCGGACATTCTCCTCATGGATGAGCCTTGCTCGGCCTTGGACCCGATCGCCACGGCAAAGGTCGAGGAGCTGATCTCCGAGTTGAAAGAGCAGTATACGATCGTCATCGTCACCCACAACATGCAGCAAGCCACTCGCGTTTCCGATAAAACTGCGTTCTTCTATCTCGGTAAACTGATCGAGTATGATATGACCGAGAAAATTTTCATGAACCCGAAGGAAGAACAGACCGAAGCCTATGTTTCCGGTCGGTTTGGTTGATCGGGATCAAGATCTCTCTCCTTCCCCAATACGAACCAAGACATTCCACATCA harbors:
- a CDS encoding bifunctional heptose 7-phosphate kinase/heptose 1-phosphate adenyltransferase, which gives rise to MEIRELLEKIRGRRVLVIGDIMLDHYVWGDASRISPEAPVPVVDVTKDSFAAGGAANVALNLASLGGAPSLAGWTGQDEGGERLEEILSEAGVTRIPGLVGGDCQTIRKTRIMVRNQQLCRIDREGGPEDYRLDQGPALESLESAINQVDAVLLSDYGKGAISEALIAWVVEKTESKGVPVSLDPKPRRRLRFSGLDLLTPNRAEALELAGLSPHLRGEFPAAEVCARIWERHQPGHLVITLGADGILLSSDGKPDRLIPTYARQVFDVSGAGDTVIASLLLALSAGADLPSAARLANLAAGVVVGKVGTATVSSEEILEYLALHPDLANPAAETVMS
- a CDS encoding D-glycero-alpha-D-manno-heptose-1,7-bisphosphate 7-phosphatase, whose product is MEPGKKAVFLDRDDTLIHNVPYLADPSKVDPIPGASEALQRLRDAGYLLFLFTNQSGIGRGYYQRADAEACNRETEKRLGLSPGFEGICIAPESPDDPEPVYRKPSPRYLEEMISLHGLDPEQVWMVGDKESDVEAGRRAGVNSARIGKSRDAEGDGVPTFASVLHFTDWLLALSGETTED
- a CDS encoding GAF domain-containing protein, producing the protein MASNTGDTDNRGIESLYRISSLVGETEDPQDALEVILDEMVRVFRASSASVALIHPDSRELRIEAASGLPITVKDFPLKLGVGVTGWVALHGEPLLIQDTRNDPRYVALREDVLSELAVPMEDKGRVIGVLNLDSNQPNTFSEDDVLLLRLLTREATRAIQQLWAVRQLRVTARQMETLLRVGQSIVSKKDLNTVLDAIASATRDLIDARFAAIFLLDDSGEFLELHSIRGDGWDDPYQEKLSLDESSVGTAIRHQRQVEVLDLARTEEHHFVPVVQKFGLISMLATPLSFENQGIGVLCAYTDSLHRFNNDEKKVMKGLASLGAVAIENSRLYRRIFETEESLNRNDKLTTLGLLSAEIAHEIRNPLTVMQLLFKSVDFDFEEEDPRHEDIRIIGEKISQLEDIVGRVLDFGKSGDGMRGRFKVESIVRETLQLVRMKLFQADVRLVYSSHPDVRESEVNVNKGQIQQALLNLIINAVDAMTGGGEIRIRLDPEEGNRVRISIADTGCGIDPEIGDRIFESFLTGRKNGSGLGLSIAKRIVRSHRGDIHLSWTGASGTCFELWLPLLHGGN
- a CDS encoding phosphate ABC transporter substrate-binding protein, yielding MNQKLKFLSSIGLATGLALSSAVADTIVIKGSDTLGAKMVPQIAEAFKAQNPSIDFAIAAEGSSTGVAAIIDGTAEIGMSSRDVKDSEMAKAEANGVHIMKTTVALDGIGVIVNESNPITEISLDQVEAIFTGDVSDWASMTGKPGQISCYTRNTSSGTYAVFKQLAMDGREYAVNSQKMAGNEQIASEVANNPNGVGYVGLAYIDTPGVKVVPVNGMAPDNPKYPLARPLYYLTNGFPTDADVAKFINFTLSLAGQQIVKKVDFIPVK
- the pstC gene encoding phosphate ABC transporter permease subunit PstC, with product MGDKKSEFSGKSLSRSNRFQMMGLNSGDFIRYFFGGNAFVALLILGLITIFLFKEGAGFFGQYREDLKVYQRAGLQYVDIIGEQTGDYIALKQFYDKIRNDQIAIYYDEGKEFAEIKEKLADEFTFGQEFSAAGRPLERLLSEMRTIAKVTKDDYYANKSNLERRNNLIAAGKEDLAQNIPITDFTEEYWRERVAPLKAKFDEYLAITSEMEVQLAELEGEVPDATIEKFEKDVKRFRTLLPKFVEQYPVYVEKLQNWEQFEPVPMYRSVFAFLFGKRWLTGTSWQEFYGILPLLSGSFLIAVIAIAISVPFSVGAAIYVNQIATKKEQNFIKPYIEFIEALPSIVLGFFGIVVFGEVLQNLLGLEQRLNAFVAGVLLALMAVPTIFTLTEDAINNVPRAFKESSFAMGATSLQTTIRVIVPTALSGIISACLLGFGRVIGETMVVLLVAGNRIKIPDLGLGPAVIFEPVHTMTGIIAQELPEVVNGSLHYRALFMVGIVLFFIALLINFIAQKVVKRFKVSAD
- a CDS encoding PstA family ABC transporter permease, which gives rise to MNDSSTEKDKVKNSPFGRRPTRAKTIQAVSFWGFRAITYGIVIFATYIFADITWNGSKTVFKSSFPFVNTEFFTGFPETLYVFDWYTVETDQGMEEMSGEQLSKAVRDENRAISQIDYHHGKFVFLFNYQEQAPMAPAEFSSFLKEQGVNLQIKSYEELEMASTTFDDWRREKGIPLDDYVGAENYAYSGGGILPNIVGTFMLTIGAVLIALVLGTFAAIFLSEYSRPGRMLSTIRLSILNLAGVPSIVFGIFGFGAFVLTAPVFTDAPSEDTLMSMGTPIKNVETVSIVPRDKAEHYDGKAVLERNPDAEEFAVTTERWKLFGIPLPGKEFISMTPASEKTTAKTEVVSPVVFSFQGWNVSLMAGAFTLAFMVLPVIIAASEESLRAIPKGFREGSLALGATKWTSIRTNVLPYAMPGILTSSILGITRVAGETAPIMFTAAYASAPGMPWDSGFWNMFMQPVMALPYHIYVVSLKIPQNEYTEKMQYGTAFVFMIIVGLIAFASIILRVRARKKYQW
- the pstB gene encoding phosphate ABC transporter ATP-binding protein PstB, with the translated sequence MKEQESDAATVDTAKPSVIEVNDFSFAYGEKQALFNIDMSMNEKEVTAFIGPSGCGKSTLLRCLNRMNDLVPIAKITSGNIEIGGVDINHQDVDVIELRKRVGMVFQKSNPFPKSIYENIAYGLRIQGINKRSRLDEVVERCLRGAALWSEVKDRLNDSALGMSGGQQQRLCIARALAVEPDILLMDEPCSALDPIATAKVEELISELKEQYTIVIVTHNMQQATRVSDKTAFFYLGKLIEYDMTEKIFMNPKEEQTEAYVSGRFG